One genomic region from Leifsonia poae encodes:
- a CDS encoding thymidine phosphorylase yields MTSTTGAVEAFDAVDLIHSKRDRGELSTAEIDWLIDAYTRGYVGDEQMAAMTMAIFLNGMSRREIKDLTMAMIASGERMSFEGLGKPTTDKHSTGGVGDKITLPLMPLVATFGVAVPQLSGRGLGHTGGTLDKLESIPGWRANLTNQEMFDQLRDHGGVICAAGSGLAPADGKLYALRDITGTVEAIPLIASSIMSKKIAEGTGALVLDVKFGSGAFLKDIEKSRELARTMVDLGKDAGVATSALLTNMNVPLGFAIGNANEVRESVEVLAGGGPADVVELTVALAREMLALAGKTDVDVEAALKDGRAMDKWRDVIRAQGGDPEARLPVAKETHTVAAERDGILVEQQALPFGIGAWRLGAGRARKQDPVQHAAGIDLHAKPGDAVRAGQPLFTLSADEPARFERALEAVAGAYRIGDPGDEVLTGGPLIADRLS; encoded by the coding sequence GTGACCAGCACCACCGGCGCGGTCGAGGCGTTCGACGCCGTCGACCTCATCCACTCCAAGCGCGACCGCGGCGAGCTCTCGACCGCGGAGATCGACTGGCTCATCGACGCGTACACCCGCGGCTACGTCGGCGACGAGCAGATGGCCGCCATGACCATGGCGATCTTCCTCAACGGCATGTCCCGGCGCGAGATCAAAGATCTCACGATGGCCATGATCGCCTCCGGAGAGCGGATGAGCTTCGAGGGCCTCGGTAAACCGACCACCGACAAGCACTCGACCGGTGGTGTCGGCGACAAGATCACCCTGCCGCTGATGCCGCTCGTCGCGACGTTCGGCGTCGCCGTTCCGCAGCTCTCGGGCCGGGGGCTCGGACACACCGGTGGCACCCTCGACAAGCTGGAGAGCATCCCGGGCTGGCGCGCCAACCTCACCAACCAGGAGATGTTCGACCAGCTGCGCGACCACGGCGGGGTCATCTGCGCCGCCGGCTCCGGGCTCGCCCCGGCCGACGGCAAGCTGTACGCCCTGCGCGACATCACCGGAACGGTCGAGGCGATCCCGCTCATCGCCTCGTCGATCATGAGCAAGAAGATCGCCGAAGGCACCGGTGCGCTGGTGCTCGATGTGAAGTTCGGCTCCGGAGCGTTCCTGAAAGACATCGAGAAGTCGCGCGAGCTCGCTCGCACCATGGTCGACCTCGGCAAGGACGCTGGGGTCGCCACCTCCGCCCTCCTCACCAATATGAACGTGCCGCTCGGCTTCGCCATCGGCAATGCCAACGAGGTGCGCGAATCGGTCGAGGTGCTCGCCGGCGGCGGCCCGGCCGATGTGGTGGAACTCACCGTCGCGCTCGCGCGCGAAATGCTGGCCCTCGCCGGCAAGACAGACGTCGACGTCGAGGCCGCGCTGAAGGACGGCCGTGCCATGGACAAATGGCGCGACGTCATCCGCGCCCAGGGAGGCGACCCTGAGGCGCGGCTTCCCGTCGCCAAGGAGACGCACACGGTCGCCGCCGAGCGCGACGGCATCCTGGTGGAACAGCAGGCCCTGCCCTTCGGCATCGGCGCCTGGCGGCTGGGTGCCGGCCGCGCCCGCAAGCAGGACCCGGTGCAGCATGCGGCCGGTATCGATCTGCACGCCAAACCGGGCGACGCCGTTCGCGCCGGCCAGCCTCTGTTCACCCTCTCCGCCGACGAGCCTGCCCGGTTCGAGCGCGCCCTGGAGGCCGTCGCCGGCGCCTACCGCATCGGCGACCCGGGCGACGAAGTACTCACCGGCGGCCCCCTCATCGCCGACCGCCTCTCCTGA
- a CDS encoding PTS sugar transporter subunit IIB: MKIVAICGAGVGTSGILKVNAERVLERLDIEAEVTASDVAHVAAAAADAQVILTSPELVEAIGATNADIVVVENYFDLDELERKLDIALG, translated from the coding sequence ATGAAGATCGTCGCCATCTGCGGTGCCGGCGTCGGCACCTCCGGCATCCTCAAAGTCAACGCCGAGCGCGTGCTCGAGCGGCTCGACATCGAGGCCGAGGTCACCGCATCCGATGTCGCCCACGTCGCGGCGGCGGCGGCCGACGCCCAGGTCATTCTGACGTCTCCCGAGCTGGTCGAGGCGATCGGCGCGACGAATGCCGACATCGTCGTGGTCGAGAACTACTTCGACCTCGACGAACTCGAACGCAAGCTCGATATCGCGCTGGGCTGA
- a CDS encoding PTS sugar transporter subunit IIA yields MPLPPLPDSAVNVGAHAADWREAVELAGAALARSGATEPGYAARMIQVIDEYGAYIVIAPGLALAHARPGPDVLTAGLSVVTLAEPVVFGHPHNDPVNVVIGLAVATPDAHVTSVAELANIFNDPGAIPALAAAEDVAEVQRIMAASEEGAGR; encoded by the coding sequence ATGCCACTTCCTCCCCTCCCCGATTCCGCTGTGAACGTCGGCGCGCACGCCGCCGACTGGCGGGAAGCGGTGGAACTGGCGGGAGCGGCCCTCGCACGTTCGGGGGCGACCGAGCCGGGATACGCGGCCCGCATGATCCAGGTGATCGACGAGTACGGCGCCTACATCGTGATCGCACCCGGCCTGGCTCTCGCGCACGCACGCCCGGGGCCGGATGTGCTCACCGCAGGCCTCTCGGTGGTCACCCTGGCCGAACCCGTCGTCTTCGGGCACCCGCACAACGACCCCGTGAACGTGGTCATCGGCCTCGCCGTCGCCACGCCGGACGCCCATGTGACCTCGGTGGCCGAGCTCGCCAACATCTTCAACGACCCCGGTGCCATCCCGGCGCTGGCGGCCGCTGAGGATGTGGCCGAGGTGCAGCGCATCATGGCCGCCAGCGAAGAAGGGGCCGGGCGATGA
- a CDS encoding cytidine deaminase, giving the protein MSADTVADAVDWHALRDAAREAMTHAYVPYSHFPVGVAALVDDGRIVSGCNVENASYGVTLCAECGLVSALHLSGGGRLVAFTCVDGNGGILMPCGRCRQLLYEHSAEGMLLETVSGIRTIDEVLPDAFGPRQLVDYADTTQNTP; this is encoded by the coding sequence ATGAGCGCCGACACCGTCGCCGATGCCGTCGACTGGCACGCGTTGCGCGACGCCGCCCGGGAGGCGATGACGCACGCCTACGTGCCATACTCGCACTTCCCGGTGGGCGTCGCAGCGCTCGTCGACGACGGTCGTATCGTCAGCGGCTGCAACGTGGAGAACGCCAGCTACGGCGTCACCCTCTGCGCCGAGTGCGGCCTCGTCTCGGCGCTGCACCTCTCCGGCGGCGGACGTCTCGTCGCCTTCACCTGCGTCGACGGCAACGGCGGCATCCTCATGCCGTGCGGACGCTGCCGCCAGCTGCTCTACGAGCACTCCGCCGAGGGGATGCTGCTCGAAACCGTCTCGGGCATTCGCACCATCGACGAGGTCCTGCCGGATGCGTTCGGCCCGCGCCAGCTCGTCGACTATGCCGACACCACACAGAACACCCCCTAA
- a CDS encoding ABC transporter permease, giving the protein MTAVTPPQGSPISVAGLKALNAATRSWRLPIIFAIFAVISVVLFVFLKREGTSTFSFATPGDVVKLPSWSVSAGPAGIVVAIIAVLATIASFVLVSQGRTVPRWLGAVFALVLLFGFISWSVVGGTIPIAGLLAAALALSVPLIFGAMGGVLSERVGVVNVAIEGQLLGGAFSSALIATITHSVVAGLVAAAVAGMVVSLILAAFSIKYLVDQVIVGIVLNVLVSGVTGFFYTSLMANNTAAFNLPPTLPTLPIPGLSAIPVIGPVLFKQTLIVYLMYIAVAAVYYTLFHTRWGLRVRSVGEHPKAADTVGINVNRTRLWTVVLAGAIAGFGGAYFTIGGVGGFVKDMTSGLGYIALAAVIFGRWDPIRATLAALLFGFANALQSVLSLLNAPIPSEFLKMLPYLVTIFAVAGLVGQSRGPAASGKPYIK; this is encoded by the coding sequence TTCGCCGTGATCAGCGTCGTGCTGTTCGTCTTCCTCAAGCGCGAGGGGACATCGACGTTCTCCTTCGCAACCCCGGGCGACGTCGTGAAGCTCCCGTCGTGGTCGGTCTCGGCCGGCCCGGCCGGAATCGTCGTCGCGATCATCGCCGTGCTCGCCACGATCGCGAGCTTCGTGCTGGTGTCGCAGGGCCGCACGGTTCCGCGCTGGCTCGGCGCGGTGTTCGCGCTTGTGCTGCTGTTCGGGTTCATCTCCTGGTCGGTCGTGGGCGGCACGATCCCGATCGCCGGCCTCCTCGCGGCGGCCTTGGCGCTGAGCGTCCCGCTGATCTTCGGCGCGATGGGCGGCGTGCTCTCCGAGCGTGTCGGCGTCGTGAACGTGGCGATCGAGGGCCAGCTGCTCGGCGGTGCGTTCTCCTCCGCGTTGATCGCCACCATCACGCACTCGGTGGTCGCGGGGCTCGTGGCCGCCGCCGTCGCCGGCATGGTGGTGTCGCTCATCCTCGCCGCGTTCTCGATCAAGTACCTCGTCGACCAGGTGATCGTCGGAATTGTACTGAACGTGCTGGTCTCCGGCGTCACGGGCTTCTTCTACACCTCGCTCATGGCGAACAACACGGCGGCGTTCAACCTGCCGCCGACGCTTCCGACGCTTCCCATCCCCGGCCTCAGCGCCATCCCGGTCATCGGCCCGGTGCTGTTCAAGCAGACGCTGATCGTGTACCTGATGTACATCGCGGTCGCAGCCGTCTACTACACCCTGTTCCACACGCGGTGGGGTCTGCGCGTGCGGTCGGTCGGCGAGCACCCGAAGGCGGCCGACACGGTGGGCATCAACGTCAACCGCACGCGTCTCTGGACGGTCGTCCTCGCCGGCGCGATCGCCGGCTTCGGCGGTGCCTACTTCACCATCGGCGGCGTCGGGGGCTTCGTCAAAGACATGACGAGCGGTCTCGGGTACATCGCCCTCGCCGCCGTCATCTTCGGACGTTGGGATCCGATCCGGGCCACGCTCGCCGCGCTGCTGTTCGGCTTCGCGAACGCGCTGCAGAGCGTTCTCAGCCTGCTGAACGCCCCCATCCCGAGCGAGTTCCTGAAGATGCTGCCCTACCTGGTGACCATCTTCGCGGTGGCCGGCCTGGTCGGTCAGTCCCGTGGACCGGCCGCCTCCGGAAAGCCATACATCAAATGA
- a CDS encoding adenosine deaminase, with protein MSEQNENPTLSDGTDIAALPKVSLHDHLDGGLRPATVVELGAEIGLELPATESDELGDWFAAKSNSGSLVEYLKTFDLTTAVMQTREGLTRVAREFVQDLGADGVVYGEIRWAPEQHLSRGLSLDETVEAVQAGIEQGLDDVTATGHPLRVGQLVTAMRHNDRGLEIAELAVRHRDRGVVGFDIAGPEAGFLPSKHRAAFDYLAAQFFPATVHAGEADGLESIRSALLDGRALRLGHGVRIAEDIVIERQDDENTYVTLGTVAQWVKDREIALETSPTSNLQTGAIAAWGDDILDHPFDLLYQLGFRVTVNTDNRLMSGTTLTRELSILAEAFQYDRTDLEVFQLNAAAASFLPLEEREELADIITAGFEGS; from the coding sequence ATGAGCGAACAGAACGAGAACCCCACACTGAGCGACGGCACCGACATCGCGGCGCTGCCCAAGGTTTCGCTGCACGACCACCTGGACGGCGGCCTGCGGCCCGCCACCGTGGTCGAGCTCGGCGCCGAGATCGGTCTCGAGCTTCCGGCGACAGAATCGGACGAGCTCGGCGACTGGTTCGCCGCCAAGTCCAACTCGGGTTCGCTCGTCGAATACCTCAAGACCTTCGACCTGACCACGGCTGTGATGCAGACCCGTGAGGGCTTGACCCGCGTGGCCCGCGAGTTCGTGCAAGACCTGGGCGCCGACGGCGTCGTCTACGGCGAGATCCGATGGGCGCCCGAACAGCACCTCTCCCGCGGTCTCAGCCTCGACGAGACCGTCGAAGCCGTTCAGGCGGGCATCGAGCAGGGCCTCGACGATGTCACGGCCACCGGTCACCCGCTGCGGGTCGGCCAGCTCGTCACCGCCATGCGGCATAACGACCGCGGTCTGGAGATCGCCGAGCTCGCCGTGCGCCACCGTGACCGCGGCGTCGTCGGCTTCGACATCGCCGGCCCCGAGGCCGGGTTCCTGCCCTCGAAGCATCGGGCGGCGTTCGACTACCTCGCTGCGCAGTTCTTCCCGGCCACCGTGCACGCCGGCGAGGCCGACGGGCTGGAGAGCATCCGCAGTGCGCTGCTCGACGGCCGGGCGCTGCGCCTCGGCCACGGTGTGCGCATCGCCGAAGACATCGTGATCGAGCGCCAGGACGACGAGAACACCTATGTGACCCTCGGCACCGTTGCACAGTGGGTCAAAGATCGCGAGATCGCGTTGGAGACCAGCCCGACCTCCAATCTGCAGACCGGTGCGATCGCCGCCTGGGGCGACGACATCCTCGACCACCCCTTCGACCTGCTCTACCAGCTGGGATTCCGGGTGACGGTCAACACCGACAACCGTCTGATGAGCGGCACCACGCTCACGCGTGAGCTCTCCATCCTCGCCGAGGCGTTCCAGTACGACCGAACCGACCTCGAAGTCTTCCAGCTGAACGCGGCCGCCGCCTCCTTCCTCCCGCTGGAGGAACGCGAAGAGTTGGCCGACATCATCACAGCGGGTTTCGAGGGTTCCTAG